From one Perca flavescens isolate YP-PL-M2 chromosome 4, PFLA_1.0, whole genome shotgun sequence genomic stretch:
- the LOC114553714 gene encoding uncharacterized protein LOC114553714 encodes MSRHPFYRALPWAGRHVLPTSRPAAGRALRFLLAMSVNNTQTCARPLSEHSAAWIRLTHMDLWMSKLISRGYTLQFASPPPRFAGVLETTVSSQAESDAMMSELRELLSKGAISRVPPGEENEGFYSRYFLTPKKSGGFRPILDLSQFNRCVMVRPFHMLTIKHVLECVRHNRLPFGYSLAPRTFSKCMETALQPLRKKGVRVLFYLDDLLILAPSRETAALHTVSVLQHLQTLGFAINWQKSALVPSQSIVYLGVVLNSIVMRARLSTPRQDALLSLLSRTTPCAKVSALSIMRLLGMMSAGYMVVPLGHIDPIRHKWRMLTIPPSLQSDLSAGVPLGRVTSYVTVYTDASLTGWGGMCESQVVGGEWPPPPLPHINCLELSTVLKVLKHFPPKVAGRHVVVQTDNVTAAAFINRQGGVRSARLLEIARSLLLWSHSHLLSLRAVHIPGILNRAADLMLRGGPSHNEWKLNPTIVWKLWSRFGEAEVDLFASRENTQCALWFSLSSRDNPPLGADAFSHHPWPKTLLYAFPPVPLIPRLLERIQEEGLSVILVAPERTNASWFPTLVQLLAVPPWQLPWHEDALSQLDGAIAHPPVITQRLWGWLLSGNAFRALFRGMSVAEICAAASWASPCPFIRFYLQDVSEPSLTHSVLSSHNDE; translated from the exons ATGTCCCGCCaccctttctacagggccctacCATGGGCTGGGCGACACGTTCTACCCACGTCTCGCCCAGCGGCGGGACGGGCTCTGCGCTTCCTGCTAGCTATGTCtgtgaacaacacacagacatgcgcgCGCCCGCTCTCAGAGCACAGCGCAGCATGGATCAGACTGACACACATGGACTTGTGGATGTCAAAACTGATATCACGGGGCTACACACTCCAGTTCGCCTCCCCCCCGCCTCGCTTTGCGGGCGTGTTGGAGACAACTGTGTCGTCCCAGGCGGAATCAGACGCCATGATGTCAGAATTACGGGAACTGCTGTCAAAGGGAGCAATTTCCCGAGTTCCTCCGGGGGAGGAGAACGAGGGTTTTTACTCCCGATACTTTCTCACGCCAAAAAAGTCAGGCGGGTTTCGTCCCATCCTCGACCTGTCCCAGTTCAACCGGTGCGTCATGGTACGTCCATTCCACATGTTGACTATCAAACATGTGTTGGAATGCGTGCGCCACAACCGACTGCCATTCGGTTACTCACTGGCCCCTCGCACTTTTTCCAAGTGCATGGAGACGGCACTTCAGCCGTTGCGGAAAAAAGGCGTCAGAGTCCTGTTTTATCTGGACGATTTGCTCATCCTGGCTCCCTCTCGGGAAACGGCGGCGCTACACACCGTGTCAGTCCTGCAGCACCTGCAGACACTCGGTTTTGCCATAAACTGGCAGAAAAGCGCATTGGTTCCCTCACAATCGATAGTTTATCTGGGCGTAGTGCTAAACTCGATTGTTATGAGGGCCAGGCTGTCAACGCCGAGGCAAGATGCGCTGCTTTCTCTCCTGTCGCGCACCACGCCCTGCGCAAAGGTGTCAGCGCTTTCTATCATGCGCCTTCTGGGCATGATGTCCGCGGGCTACATGGTAGTACCTCTGGGGCACATCGACCCCATACGCCACAAGTGGCGAATGCTgactatccctccctctctgcagtCAGACCTGTCAGCTGGGGTTCCCCTGGGCAGAGTGACGTCATACGTGACAGTGTACACGGATGCGTCCCTCACTGGCTGGGGAGGAATGTGCGAATCACAGGTGGTGGGAGGGGAatggcctcctcctcccctcccacacataaactgcctggagctgtccacggtgctgaaGGTCTTGAAGCACTTCCCCCCGAAGGTAGCAGGGAGACATGTTGTGGTGCAGACAGACAATGTCACAGCAGCGGCGTTCATAAATCGCCAGGGCGGCGTACGCTCGGCCCGGCTATTGGAAATAGCCAGGAGCCTCCTGCTGTGGTCTCACAGCCATCTGCTGTCCCTCAGGGCCGTCCACATCCCCGGGATACTAAACCGGGCGGCAGACCTAATGTTGAGGGGGGGACCCTCTCACAACGAGTGGAAATTGAATCCCACTATCGTTTGGAAGCTGTGGAGCAGGTTCGGGGAAGCGGAGGTGGACCTGTTCGCCTCAcgagaaaacacacagtgcGCTCTGTGGTTTTCCTTGAGCTCACGGGACAACCCACCCCTGGGCGCGGACGCTTTCTCCCACCATCCCTGGCCCAAAACCCTCCTATACGCTTTCCCCCCGGTCCCTCTGATCCCTCGCCTCCTGGAACGCATCCAGGAGGAAGGCCTGTCGGTCATCCTGGTGGCACCGGAGCGCACAAACGCATCCTGGTTCCCGACGCTGGTCCAGCTGCTGGCGGTTCCCCCCTGGCAATTGCCGTGGCACGAGGACGCCCTGTCACAGCTGGACGGCGCGATAGCCCACCCCCCGGTGATAACCCAGCGACtgtggggctggctgctgaGCGGGAACGCTTTCAGAG CCCTGTTCAGAGGCATGTCAGTGGCCGAAATCTGTGCTGCGGCCTCTTGGGCATCTCCATGCCCTTTCATCCGCTTCTATTTGCAGGATGTGTCTGAGCCCTCCCTGACTCACTCGGTCCTCTCTTCTCACAACGACGAATGA
- the LOC114553713 gene encoding uncharacterized protein LOC114553713: protein MVPLSHRFLLKTENLSLPLCFDVTGDVRLKLLHHPNWELSVNGELDTVTNGGFRRIVIHFKTDLYVEVDNDNVITVREGQTLTRHTGQALITAGSLTVIRRNKEIDVAAGDTRMVIYIHEKDGMEFLWPVLRQKPVDNNVTGIITLKPAVYEEVQQTPSTKLKIKDQEIDVTRVNAVDYSIVSPPTLDCWLTSAESVLQRRLDDFIVTQL from the exons ATGG TTCCTCTTTCCCACAGGTTTCTGCTAAAAACTGAGAATCTGTCTCTTCCACTCTGCTTTGATGTCACTGGAGATGTTCGGCTTAAACTACTTCACCATCCCAACTGGG AGCTGTCTGTGAATGGTGAGCTTGATACAGTAACGAATGGAGGCTTCAGAAGGATTGTCATCCACTTCAAGACTGACCTTTATGTTGAGGTTGACAATGACAATGTCATCACTGTACGAGAGGGACAGACACTGACACGCCACACTGGACAGGCTCTCATCACAGCTGGAAG TTTGACAGTGATTAGGCGGAACAAGGAAATAGATGTTGCAGCTGGAGACACACGCATGGTCATCTATATTCATGAGAAGGATGGCATGGAATTCCTCTGGCCAGTTTTGAGACAGAAGCCAGTGGACAACAACGTTACAGGAATTATAA CTCTAAAGCCAGCAGTTTATGAGGAGGTGCAACAAACTCCTTCAACAAAACTTAAGATCAAAGACCAGGAGATTGACGTTACCAG GGTCAATGCTGTTGACTACAGTATAGTCTCTCCACCAACACTGGACTGCTGGCTCACGTCTGCGGAGTCTGTCCTGCAGAGACGCCTGGATGATTTCATCGTTACTCAACTTTAA
- the LOC114553715 gene encoding inter-alpha-trypsin inhibitor heavy chain H3: MESAVVQVTLFGLLLVLASTLPNKDDWNIYSFHINSTVTSRYATTVITSRVANRMDDSKEIEFQVRIPKNAFISKFRMFIDGQVYDGVVKGKEKAQQQYTEAVSRGQSAGLVSSVGRTLEEFKTSVTVAAHKKVTFELTYEELLKRKLGKYELQIHARPMQPVKDFKVDVYINEKAGINFIEVKGGLSTKALANAITRTHADKQAWVYFYPTEDQQKTCDGCGEQGMNGDLVIVYDVNRDTSLGDIKTSTGYFVHHFAPSSLSRIPKNVVFVIDQSGSMSGRKMQQTRIALIHILNDLAEDDHFGLITFDSSIFHWKRELVQANKKNLESAKTFARNIQDRGATDINAAVLEGARMLNAHPREGSASIIILLTDGDPTTGETNLERIQSNVRRDIADKFPLYCLGFGHDVNFEFLEKMSLQNNGVARRIYEDSDANLQLKGFYDEVATPLLTDVTMIYNGGTNLTQTNFSQYYNGSEIVVAGQITDNDIETFTPQVVAISRDRRVTFSNTNATVEYTGTDFDSHIQRVWAYLTVKQLLEKELLFSGPEKENVKKEALELSLKYSFVTPLTSMVVTKPLGENTDVLHKPKEELQRRADTFLAFEVDGEGDGSWADRRDTVDALEPLEEGVFDGHESDDSSPPNDDSLTGFPSSPLGGLDLETGIDAFPLRLSPSPERPEAPPQRSSPLPQVAPPSTTKVLFMDLPEIIKRAADQRGIALPAEPPAPSRGLLSGDIYSQEPPSKRAPLWPRFTELRPFVEEALSQPGKLRAPVSRYAPFTRVHGDTEAGFPSVPPLEQSLASILLPKATFFGHRKPTPPSPQDQVCVQVTDRSHQCAAQGLAAQNNIALLASAVSAMATNPEALPPELATEIGKAMTAILTLSTATTVVLSRIQAWQTVAQRNIWLHMSQLPTEVRRELLYGPIAPDGLIGPHLQTATSHLHQAAEEAERLRRLGSWKAAPQQQRHRSTSRHKRKRPTASAAAAPSQASISAPPPAPPQRQPAPGPRPAGFTGSKDHEGGPHLV, translated from the exons GACGACTGGAACATCTACAGCTTTCACATCAACTCCACAGTGACCAGTCGTTATGCAACCACGGTCATCACAAGCCGCGTGGCCAATCGCATGGACGACTCAAAGGAAATAGAGTTCCAGGTCCGGATTCCCAAGAACGCCTTCATCAGTAAATTCAGAAT GTTTATAGATGGCCAAGTGTACGATGGTGTTGTGAAAGGTAAAGAGAAAGCTCAGCAGCAGTACACTGAGGCTGTGTCCCGTGGCCAAAGCGCTGGGCTTGTCAG TTCTGTAGGGAGGACCCTTGAGGAATTTAAGACCTCTGTGACTGTGGCTGCCCACAAAAAGGTCACCTTTGAACTCACATATGAGGAGCTGCTGAAACGCAAGCTTGGCAAGTACGAGCTGCAAATCCACGCTCGACCCATGCAGCCTGTCAAAGACTTCAAG GTCGATGTGTACATTAATGAGAAAGCTGGTATCAATTTCATCGAGGTTAAAGGAGGACTAAGCACCAAAGCCCTGGCTAATGCCATCACCAgaacacatgcagacaaacag GCGTGGGTGTATTTCTACCCAACAGAGGACCAACAGAAAACATGTGATGGCTGTGGAGAGCAGGGTATGAATGGAGATCTGGTTATTGTTTATGATGTCAACAGGGACACCTCACTTGGAGACATCAAG ACATCAACTGGATACTTTGTTCATCACTTTGCTCCATCTAGTCTTTCCCGCATACCAAAAAATGTTGTCTTCGTTATTGATCAAAGTGGCTCAATGAGTGGCAGAAAAATGCAACAG ACCCGAATAGCATTAATCCACATCTTGAACGACCTGGCAGAGGATGACCACTTTGGTCTTATCACTTTTGATAGCAGCATTTTTCACTGGAAAAGAGAACTTGTTCAGGCCAACAAGAAAAACCTGGAGAGTGCTAAGACATTTGCACGGAATATTCAAGATAGAGGAG CCACAGATATTAACGCAGCAGTGTTGGAAGGAGCGCGTATGCTGAATGCACATCCCAGAGAAGGTTCAGCGTCTATCATCATACTTCTCACCGATGGAGATCCAACCACAG GGGAGACAAATCTTGAACGAATACAATCAAATGTCAGAAGGGATATTGCAGACAAGTTCCCACTCTACTGTCTTGGTTTTGGTCATGATGTCAATTTTGAGTTCCTTGAGAAGATGTCACTGCAGAACAATGGTGTGGCACGACGGATTTATGAAGACTCTGACGCTAATTTACAGCTCAAG GGTTTCTATGACGAGGTGGCCACTCCTCTGTTGACAGATGTGACAATGATCTATAACGGAGGGACCAATCTAACCCAGACTAACTTCAGCCAGTATTATAATGGCTCTGAGATTGTGGTGGCCGGTCAGATCACTGACAACGACATTGAAACCTTCACTCCACAAGTTGTAGCCATTTCG AGGGATAGAAGAGTGACATTTTCTAACACAAACGCCACCGTGGAGTACACTGGGACAGATTTTGACAGCCACATCCAGAGGGTTTGGGCCTACCTCACAGTCAAACAGCTTCTGGAGAAAGA GCTGCTGTTTTCTGGACCTGAGAAGGAGAATGTGAAGAAAGAGGCCTTGGAGCTGTCGCTGAAGTACAGCTTTGTAACCCCACTTACATCCATGGTGGTCACCAAGCCTCTGGGGGAGAACACAGATGTGCTCCATAAACCTAAGGAAG AGCTTCAACGGCGTGCGGACACTTTTCTGGCCTTTGAGGTCGACGGAGAGGGGGACGGCAGCTGGGCGGACCGACGCGACACCGTCGACGCCCTGGAGCCGCTGGAAGAGGGCGTCTTCGACGGGCACGAGTCCGATGACTCGTCTCCCCCGAACGACGACTCTCTCACCGGGTTTCCTTCCTCCCCACTGGGAGGACTGGATCTGGAGACAGGGATCGATGCTTTTCCGCTACGGCTCTCCCCGTCTCCAGAACGACCAGAGGCACCGCCTCAGCGGTCTTCCCCTCTGCCGCAGGTGGCTCCACCCTCCACCACCAAGGTTCTTTTTATGGACCTGCCGGAGATCATAAAAAGGGCGGCGGACCAGAGGGGCATAGCGCTTCCAGCGGAGCCTCCAGCCCCCTCTCGCGGCCTCCTGAGCGGTGACATCTACTCTCAGGAGCCGCCGTCCAAACGGGCCCCACTCTGGCCGCGCTTCACGGAGCTTCGGCCGTTCGTGGAGGAGGCTCTCTCTCAGCCAGGGAAACTGAGGGCGCCAGTCTCGCGCTATGCCCCGTTCACACGGGTTCATGGCGACACAGAGGCAGGCTTTCCTTCGGTCCCCCCTCTGGAGCAGAGCCTGGCGTCGATCCTGCTTCCGAAGGCTACCTTCTTCGGCCACCGGAAGCCGACCCCCCCGTCCCCGCAGGACCAGGTTTGCGTCCAAGTCACTGACCGGTCTCACCAGTGTGCGGCCCAGGGCTTAGCGGCGCAAAACAACATAGCCTTGCTAGCCTCCGCCGTCTCCGCCATGGCCACCAACCCGGAGGCCCTTCCTCCGGAGCTAGCTACGGAGATCGGCAAGGCTATGACCGCCATCCTCACCCTCAGCACGGCGACTACGGTGGTGTTGTCGAGGATCCAGGCTTGGCAGACTGTGGCCCAGCGAAATATCTGGCTCCACATGTCACAGCTACCCACGGAGGTCAGGCGCGAGCTTCTGTACGGTCCCATAGCTCCCGATGGACTAATTGGACCTCATCTACAGACAGCCACATCCCACCTCCACCAGGCAGCCGAAGAGGCAGAGCGGCTACGGCGGCTTGGCTCCTGGAAGGCGGCACCTCAACAACAGCGCCACCGCTCCACCAGCCGCCACAAGAGGAAACGCCCCACAGCCTCTGCTGCGGCTGCGCCCTCCCAGGCTTCGATCTCCGCCCCTCCGCCTGCCCCACCGCAGCGACAGCCGGCCCCCGGCCCCCGACCGGCAGGCTTCACGGGGTCGAAGGATCATGAAGGCGGCCCCCACCTGGTCTAA